The sequence TATCAGGGCACAGTCCGGCCCAAGGGAGGGGCGGGACAGGAGCTCGCACCTGCATAACATTCAGGAGAGACACGCTGGAGCCTCTGTCGGCGATGCCGCCCCACGTTCGTTACCAGCGCATCGAGGTGTATTTGTCTTAGGCCTGCTTTGGAACGCACCGCTCGCAACCGCGCACATCTCGATCTTGGCCCTGTGGTGCTTCGCGGCATGGACGGTCATGCGCCTTTTCAAGTTTCTGGGTCAACTGGCCGAACTGGGAATCGTGATGGCTCCAGAACTCCACGTGCCGTTCAAGGCGGATCACGTCACCTTGGAAATGCGGCCAAAACAAGGCGTCAAGAAAGTCGAATTCGCTTCGTTCGCCACACCGCCTCATGTCCCTTGTGCGCTGGGCTCGTGTTACTGCACGACGGAAGTGATGAGTTCAAAGACTGCATCGTCGGACGTTGTGACAATTCGCCAAGGGAGCACGTCGGAAATTCCATGCGTGGACAATGAATGGAAGGCCTGCGTGTTTCGGTTGCTGCTGGACACTCAGCTCGGTTGCTCTTAGACAGCGAAAACCGGTGCTCAACACTCAAGCGCCATGAAAATATTGACTTCCCCTTTTCCTGTTGCCGTTGACTCTGTCAAACCACGTCACTCAAGCAAGGCAGACCCCTACGCCAGTGAGGCGCAGACCAGTGCACTGTTGCGCCGTGGTGCCGAATACAGGTTTCACCGAATCAATGCCTCGGACATGATCACAACCGGCGAAGCGGTTCTGCTGAGCGGCATCAGCCGCGTGACGTTCAATGCCTGGCTCAAGAGCGGCCGTTGCATTGGTGTGAAGCATTTGCGCAGCTGCATCAAGGTTCCGAAATGGCAGTTTGAGCCGTACGTGTTCCCGGTGCTTCAGGCGGTGTCCGAGGCCTTGGCCACTACGGACGGATGGCAGATGCTGTCGTTTCTGGAAACCCCGCACGTGGCACTAGGAGGGCTGGCACCACGTATCGCCTTGGAGCAGGGCGTGATGCGACAGCGCATCGTTGAACTTGCAGCGGCACAAGGGCATTGAGCTCGGCTGCATATGAAACTTAAAGATCTCGGGTTAGACAAAGCCCATCGTCATTCGACCTCGGTGATGAGAGCCAATGCCTCACGTTTGCCCAAGGAAAGCCGCTGGAGAATCTGAGGGACCCGTGAAGCCCGCGGCGCTGCACCGCCGGATTCCCACTTCCAGATCGACAGTGCAGAGACCTCCAGCAATCTGGCCATTTGGTCTTGCGTGAACCCCAGGCGAGCGCGGTTGGTTTTGAGGCGCTCGGCCGTGAAGACCGCCTTGCGGCCTGGCTTGCCTTTTTTTTCTGCACCGACAGGGAGAGCTTTTGAAGGCAGTGCCTTCACGGGTTGCGTGCCTTGCACCTTAGACAACTTCTTAACCTGTGAATGCAGGACGCTGAGCTGCTTCTTCAATACAGAAATATCCGCGCGTTGAACTGCAGAAGTCTTACGCACAGCAGTGATTTCGTCGCGCAGCTCTTTTCGAGCGACACGGGCGATTTCGCGTTTAAGGGAATCGGCAAAGGTAGTCATATGGCATATGTTAAGCCGTGTCGCGTTTTAGGTGTGAGGGTGGAACACACCATGATGACCTTTGGCCACAGTTAAAGGGCCACGGTACCGCGAAAGATTACTTCTCATCAAACAGTGTTCAGATCGGTTTCCCGAAATCTAGAGCCAACTGTTGAAAATCCAGCAGAGACCGAGCTGCCTGCTCCGTCTTGACCAGTTTCAAGCCAAGCAAGCCACATTCAAGAGAGCGAAGCTTTGTCGTCAGCGGCACCTTGGGAACCGTCAAGTCCAACTTGAGATGGCAATGAGTTGCCTGAGCAAGAAGTATTTCCTGTCGGAGTTTGTCATCGGTACAGCTCACCAACAACTGGGTGCCGATAGGAATGATGACTTCCTGACCTGAGGGAACCCCAATGTGTTGAGTTCCACTGATCTCTGACCCGAGATTTCCATCGAATGCTGACCCACCCGCTTGTGTGAGCAAAGCAGCTCACGTTGTGGATAAGTGCTTCGTTTTCTCCTTTTCAGACTTGGGGCCTGCTGAACTGTTTTTGAACCGATAGCTGTCGTTTCCGGTCTCCAGAATATGGCATCGGTGTGTGTGGAGCTGCAGCAAAGTGCGCCGCTGTTTCCGCGACTTTGTTGCCTCGATCAAGAGCCAGGTCGAAAGCTTGTCAGCGTATGGATCGAGCTTGCTGGTGCTCGTCCGCTTGGCATAGCGGGGCTCTTCGTCGCCCGCCCGCAGGTACTTCTTAACGGTATTGCGAGCCAGGCCTGTGCGCCTGGAGATCTCGCGGATGGACATCTGCTCGCGCAATGCCCAGCGTCTTATGACACTTAAAGTCGCCACGTCTATCACTCCTGAAATCTCCTGCTACTAAAAGCAGCAGGATAGGGTTCTTACGTGGGTCAGCTTTAAATGGAAATTGCAGCTCTAAGTGGGTCAGTTTTCAACGGAAGCCAACAGCGTCGCACATACGAACAACTTTTTAGTGGATGCTCCACTAACTACGAAAACTGCTGGAAGACATCCATGGACTCAACAGACGCCAGTCCCCCACTTCAGGCCAAGCCCGCGGATCAAGCGCTCCTGTCTAACTTCAAGCTGTTGGCCACAGCAGTTTCCCGGCTGAACGACATTGTTCTGATTACCGAAGCAGAGCCCATCGACCAGCCCGGACCTCGCATCGTTTTCGTCAATGACGCCTATGAGCGTCGCACGGGATACAGCAGTGAAGAGACCATCGGCAACACGCCCAGGATGCTGCAAGGGCCCAAGACGCAGCGTGCCGAGCTAGATCGCATTCGTGTTGCGTTGACAGCATGGGAGCCCGTGCGCGCCGAATTGATCAACTACACCAAGGCGGGCAAGGAGTTCTGGCTTGAGCTGGATATTGTCCCGGTCGCCGACGAGAACGGCTGGTATACGCACTGGATTGCCATCGAACGTGACATCACCGATCGCAAACTGGTGGAGGCGGCGCGTGAGGCCATGGAATTACAGTTGCGCGAACTGCAAAAGATGGAAGCGATTGGTACTTTGGCAGGTGGTATTGCGCATGATTTCAACAACATCATTGCAACCATGCTTGGTAACGCCGAGCTGGCGCGCCGCAGCCTGGATCATGAACATGCGGCGCTGCAGAGCATCGACGAAATTGTGAAAGCCGGGCGGCGCGCGCGGGACTTGGTACGGCAGATCTTGACGTTCAGTCGTCGGCAGGTCACGGATATGAATCCGATTTCGCTTGAGTCGCTTGTCCACGAGGTGGCGCAAATGCTAAGTGCCAATCTGCCGGCGAAAATACACATCGAGGTCAATGCTGCCGCCAATACGCCTCTTGTTCGCGCCGATTCGACGCAGATGATGCAGGTGCTGATGAACTTGGGCTCCAACGCCATTCAGGCGATGCGCGAGCACGGCGGCACCTTGTATTTCACCGTTGAGGCCGTGGTGTCCTCCTTGCTGGTACCGGCAGGTCCGGGTCATAGTGTCCTGCCCGCCGTGCGGCTCACAGTCCGTGACAGCGGTTCCGGTATGGATCAAGCCACGCTTGATCGCATGTTTGAGCCCTTTTTCACTACCAAACCGCTTGGCGAGGGTACTGGTCTGGGGCTGGCGGTCGTGCACGGCATTGTCAAATTCCATGGCGGTCTGATCGATGTAACGAGCAAGCCCGGTAGCGGTACATCTTTCACTATCGACCTTCCGGTGGCGAGTGGCATACGCGATACGGATCTGCGAGTCGCCGCAGCGCCGCTTGTGTCCGCTCCAACGCTAACAAAGTCTGGTGCGGTCGGCACATCCTATACCTGGACGACGACGATTCTTTGGTGTTTCTGGTGCGACGGTTGCTGGAGATTGAGGGCTTCAAGGTCACTGCATTTAGCGAGCAGTCCGAAGCCATCGCAGCGGTAGCGGCCGATGGTGATGCCTTTGATCTGGTGGTCACCGATTTCAATATGCCTGGCATGAACGGCATCGAGGTGATGCAAAAGATGCTCGCCATCAAACCTGGACTGAAAACAGCCATCGCATCAGGGTTTGTAGATGAAGCTCTGACTGAGGCAGCTCGACAAGTGGGCGTCACCAAGCTGATCTTCAAGGAAAGCGCCATCGAGGATTTCTGCGCGGTCATGCGGGAACTAATCGACGAAACCAGCTAGGCGGGGTTGTTGCATTACCTCGCGATGTGGCGGCGCTGCAGTAAACCGGTGAGCGGCGTCGAGCGGTTGCGATCACTCGACCGACTGCTTATGGCCGAATGGAGAAGTCTAGCCATGCTCATCGTAGGTCGCTACCCATCAAGTGGGTAGCAACAAGTGTTGCCAGCAGGTTGAGTGGCCGGTCTTGGTGGTATAGCCGCCGTGCGGATGGAGGCAATTGAACGGCTGGTGATGGTCGCTGCGTTCTTTCGAAGCGAGGCGCCCAAATGACTCAGTTCAGTCTGCAGCCGTCGTCCGGTCGCCAGAGGACGACTCTGCAGCGATTACCTACTTTGGGGATGGAAAGCTGAGCCCGCAGTCCTTTCCGCATTTCGGTCATCCAGGCCCAGGCAATCACAGCTGTTGTGTGTCAACTCATTAGGGTGCTGCATCCGTTGCAACGCGCTGCGTGGCGCGCACGCGGCGCTTTCATGCGCCGCCCCAGATGTTCTTCCTCCCACGAGCGCACACCGATAGTTGGTGTGTTGCGTCGACCAGTTGAATCCGCCGCCACTTCCAGTCGCTGGCCGCGGGCACGTTCCCTCATGCTTGGCTGTCTGCGTGACGAAGTGCTCGATTCCCAGAACAGGAGACTCAGCGCTGCCCACTCGCCGCCTGACAATGCAAATCGGCGACGCACGGCGTTTCTTGGCCCACAACACGACCGCCGGGTGCGACGCCCTTCATGCTGCCGGGGTGGGTGTTTTCCCATTGATGGTATTCACGCACCGCTCAACAAACAACAGCAAGGCATTGATGAAGTTGCTTCGAGGATTGGTTCTGTCTGCCATCTGGATGCCGGCGTTGGTGTGGGCGCAAGCACCGGCCGGTAGTGCTCCCGCCCAGCAGAGCGCGGCGTTTCGCACTTGCGATACGGAAGGGTTCATGGCGCTGAACATCGCCCGCGTCTACATGGCAGGCGGGCGCAGGCGCGACGACGTGCTGCCCTATGTGCATGGATCCGCCTTCGGGG is a genomic window of Hydrogenophaga sp. RAC07 containing:
- a CDS encoding helix-turn-helix domain-containing protein, yielding MTTFADSLKREIARVARKELRDEITAVRKTSAVQRADISVLKKQLSVLHSQVKKLSKVQGTQPVKALPSKALPVGAEKKGKPGRKAVFTAERLKTNRARLGFTQDQMARLLEVSALSIWKWESGGAAPRASRVPQILQRLSLGKREALALITEVE
- a CDS encoding two-component system sensor histidine kinase NtrB, encoding MDSTDASPPLQAKPADQALLSNFKLLATAVSRLNDIVLITEAEPIDQPGPRIVFVNDAYERRTGYSSEETIGNTPRMLQGPKTQRAELDRIRVALTAWEPVRAELINYTKAGKEFWLELDIVPVADENGWYTHWIAIERDITDRKLVEAAREAMELQLRELQKMEAIGTLAGGIAHDFNNIIATMLGNAELARRSLDHEHAALQSIDEIVKAGRRARDLVRQILTFSRRQVTDMNPISLESLVHEVAQMLSANLPAKIHIEVNAAANTPLVRADSTQMMQVLMNLGSNAIQAMREHGGTLYFTVEAVVSSLLVPAGPGHSVLPAVRLTVRDSGSGMDQATLDRMFEPFFTTKPLGEGTGLGLAVVHGIVKFHGGLIDVTSKPGSGTSFTIDLPVASGIRDTDLRVAAAPLVSAPTLTKSGAVGTSYTWTTTILWCFWCDGCWRLRASRSLHLASSPKPSQR
- a CDS encoding response regulator is translated as MLEIEGFKVTAFSEQSEAIAAVAADGDAFDLVVTDFNMPGMNGIEVMQKMLAIKPGLKTAIASGFVDEALTEAARQVGVTKLIFKESAIEDFCAVMRELIDETS